In Halomarina salina, the genomic window GCCCGCCTTCGACGAGGACGGGACGGTCACCGCGGCGACCGCGGCGCAGATATCGGACGGCGCGGCGGGCCTCCTGCTCACCTCGCGGGCGTTCGCCGAGGAACGTGGCCTCGACGTACTGGCCGAAGTGGGGAACCACGAGGTCGCCGGCGTCGACCCCGAAGTGATGGGAATCGGTCCGGTTCCGGCGTGTGAGGGGCTGTTCGAGCGCTCGGGCACCGAGGCCGACGACTACGACCTCGTCGAACTGAACGAGGCGTTCGCGTCCCAGACGCTGTACTGCCAGCGCGAACTCGGCTTCGACGACGAGGTGTTCAACGTCAACGGTGGCGCTATCGCCATCGGCCACCCGCTGGGAGCGTCGGGGGCACGGCTCCCGGTCACGCTCGTCCACGAGATGCGGCGTCGCGACGCGTCGTCCGGGCTCGCCACGGAGTGCGTCGGGTACGGGCAGGGTGCGGCCGTCGAGTTGTTCGCACCGTAATCCGTCCCCCTGAATCGGCGCGCGTCGGGCGTCCCCGAATTCGACTGCGTCTACAGGAGTCGGTCGGCGATGATGTTCTTCTGGATCTCGCTCGTCCCCTCGTAGATCTTCGTGATACGGGCGTCGCGGTAGTAGCGCTCGGCCGGGTGGTCGGAGACGTAGCCCGCCCCGCCGTGGACCTGGATGGACTCGTCGGCGACCTCGACCGACCGCTCGGAGGCGAACAGCTTCGCCATACTCGAGAACTGCGCGGCCATCGACTGGTCGCCCTCCTCGACGGCCGAGGCGGCGCGGTAGGTGAGCGCCCGGGCGGCCTCGACGTTCGTCGCCATCTCCGCGAGTTTGTGGCGGATGGCCTGGAACTCGCCGATCTTCTGGTCGAACTGCTCGCGCTCGCCGGCGTAGTCGAGCGCCGCGTCGAACGCCCCCTGTGCGGCCCCGACGGCCTGGGCGGCGACGTTCGTCCGCCCGGAGGCGAAGAACTCCATCAGCTGGTAGAACCCCTGGTCCACCTCGCCGATGACGTTCTCCTCGGGAATCCGCGCGTCGTCAAGGACGATTTCGGCGAGGTCCGACGCCCGGATACCGAGCTTGTTGTCTATCTTCGTCGGCTTCCAGCCCTCGACCTCGGTCGGGACGAGGAAGGCGGTGATGCCGCGGTGGCCCTCATCGGGGCTCGTCTTCGCCATCACGACGGCGACGTCGGCGACGGTACCGTTCGTAATCCACATCTTGTTGCCGTCGAGCACCCACTCGTCACCGTCCTTCTCCGCCCGCGTCTCGATGCCTGCGACGTTCGAGCCGTGAGCGGGCTCGGAGATGGCGCTGGCGGAGGCGGTCTCGCCGTCGGCGATGCGCGGGAGCCACTCCTCTTTCATCCACTCGTCGCCGAACTCGATGATCATGTCCGTCCCGAAGCCGGCCGACCCGACGGCCGACCCGATGCCGGGGTCCGCGCGCCACAGCTCCTCCGTGACGAGGACCGTCGAGAGCTTGTCCATCCCGGCCCCGCCGTAGTCGATGGGGATGTTCGGCGCGACGAAGTCGTACTCGGCCGCCGTCCGTCGGATCTCCTCGGGATACGTCCCCTGTTCGTCGTGTTCCTGTGCGACCGGCACGATCTCTTCGTCGGCGAACTCGCGGACCGCCTGCCGTATCGCGCGATGCTCGTCGCTGAGGCTGAACGCCATGGCCCGACGTCCGACCGTGTTCACAAGTACCTACCGATGGTCGATTCACGAGGCGAGTGGTGAGCGCTGGAGTCAGCGCCTCCGCGGGCGAGCGATCGCGAAGAGATGTGGATGTACAACGTTGTGTCCCGGTCGAGCGGCGTCGAACGCTGTTCGGGGATAGTAGCCGATACCAGAACTTACTAATGCCGGTGTTCTGAATGATGATTCAGAATGGGAAGCGATTCCACGGCTGAGAGTATCAAGCGTCGCGCGTTCTTGAAGGGGACCGTCGCAACGGCCGGTGTGGCCGGTGTCGCTGGCTGTTCGAGCCAGGGGGGTAACGGCAGCGGCGGCGACGGCAACGGGTCGAACGGCAACGGCTCCGGTGGCGGGTCGGGCCGGACCGACATGGTGATGACGACGTCGACGGAGACGACGGCGGCGTACGCCATGAGCCAGGGTATCTCCGCGGTCGTCAACGAGAACAGCGACGCGGTCCGCGTCGACGCGCGACCGAGCGAAGGGACGAACGCGAACATCGGTCGGCTCGACCGCGAGGAGGTCCAGATAGCGTACATCCAGAACTGGGCCGCCGCGAAGATCAACGCCGGCGAGAAGCCGTTCGACCAGCTCACGTTCACGCCGAACCAGGTGTTCCACCTCTACGACCTCGGGTGGTTCCTCGCGACGCCCAACGGCGGGTGGGAGACGGCCTCCGACATCGAGTCGGGGAGCCGCGTCTCGCCGACCCCCCGTGGCTCCGGGACGGCCGAGATGCTGGAGACCGCGCTGAGTTACGCGACGGAGGACTACGAACGCGTCAGCATCGACTACGGCGGGCAGGGGAGCGCCATGAGCGAGGGCCGTCTGGACGTCGGCGCGGCGACGCTCGTCAACTTCTCGGTCGAACCCGGCTGGCTCCAGGAGATGAAGGGGACGGTCGACCTCCGGATGCTCGGGTGGAGCGACGACGTCGTCTCGAAGATGCAGGAGGAACCCGGCCTGCTGCTCACCGAGGTGGAGACCGGCGACCTGGAGAACTACGCGTACACCCCGGAACCGGCGATGATGCCGTCGCTGGCGTACAACTTCATCGTCAGGAACGACTTCAGCTACGACGCCGTCTACGACCTCCTGGCGACGATGTACGAGAACCGCGAGGGGCTCAGCGAGTACCACGGACTGCTCGGCAACCTCGCCGACGGCGAGTTCTGGCTGAAGAACGCCTACGACGACATCCCCTTCCACCCGGCCGCCGCCGACTTCTACGAGGAGCAGGGACTCTGGTCCGACGAGTTCACCCGCGGCGAGGAGTAGCCTCCGGCGATGAACGACTCAACCGTCACCCGCGAACGGGCGCTCTCGGGGCTCATCTACGTCATCGGCGTCGCGCTGACAGCGTACATGCTGTACTACGCCTACGAACGACCGTTCGTCCGGGTCAGACACTCCAACCTCTTCCTCGGGGTCGGCGTCGCCCTGTTCTACCTCTACGAGACGAAGAAGCACGTCTTCGGCACCGAGGATGTCGAGGCGTACCGCGACCGCGACCTCGACCACGACGGCTCCCTCGGTAGCCGCCTCCGGTCGCTCCTCGGACCGTACGACGGGATTTTCACGCTGCTCGGGGCCGTCGTCGCGGTCGCCGTCGCGGCGTACATCGAGCTGAACTTCCAGCGCCTCCAGTTCGACGCCCCCATCCTCGGGTACACCGAGATGGACTTCGTCGTCGGCGCGCTCATCGTCCTGCTCGTCGCCGACGCGACCAGACGCGCCTACGGCCTGGCCATCACCTCGGTGGTCGTCGTCGCCGTCGCCTACGCGATGGCCGGGCCGTGGCTCCCCGGCTTCCTCGGTCACACGGGGATGTCCTGGCAGGACGTCGCCCGGTTCGGAGCCGTGGGGCTCACCGGCACGTACGGGTTCATCCTCGGCGTCGGGACGACCTGGGTCGCCATCTTCATCATGTTCGCCGGGATGGCGAAGACCTACGGAGCGCTCGACTACATCCTCGACGTGGGGACGGAACTCGGCAACAAGCTCCGGTCGGGCGTCGTGCAGGTCTCGGTCGTCTCCAGCATGGCGATGGGCTCCATCACGGGGAGCGCCGCCGCCAACACCGCGACGACCGGGAGCTTCACCATCCCGATGATGCAGCGACAGGGCGTCCGCGACGACTTCGCGGCGGCCATCGAGAGCGTCGCCTCCTCGGGCGGACAGATGATGCCGCCCGTGATGGGCGTCGCGGCGTTCATCATGGCCGACATCCTGCAGGTGCCGTACGTCCGCATCATCCAGGCCAGCCTGATTCCGGCACTGCTGTTCTACTTCAGCGTCGGTATCGCCGTCCAGTTCGTCGTGTTGCGCTTCGGCTGGACCACCGAGCGGACCGGCGAGTTCGACCGGAGCGTCCTCCGGGGGGGTGCGCACTTCGCCGTCCCGCTGGCCGTTCTGGTCTACACGCTCGTCGTCCTGCGGCTCACGCCGCTGAGCGCCGGGCTCTACACGACCGTGACGATGGTCGTGACGATGTACGTCCGGAACCTCGTCGTCGACGGGCCGTCCGTCGGGACGCTGGTCGGGACGACCCGGGAGACGCTCCGGGGCTTCCGCGACGGCGCGGTCGAGATGGCTCCGCTCGTCGGCGTGCTCGCCGCGATGGGTATCATTATCAGCATGCTCACCCAGACCGGTCTGGCCCAGAAGATCAGCATCCGTATGGTAGGGCTGGCTGGCGGCGTCCTCGTCGCGGTGCTCCTGATGGCGATGGTGCTCAGCATCCTGTTCGGACTGGGGATGCCGACGCCCGCCGCCTACATCCTGGTGGTCATCCTCGTCGCGCCGGGCATCATCGAGGTGGGCGTCCCGCAGATAACCGCCCACCTCTTCGTCTTCTACTTCGCGATGCTCTCCGCTATCACGCCACCGGTGGCTGTGGCGGTGGCCGTCGGGGCGCGCATCGCGGACGCTGACTTCCTGCAGACGGGGAAGCAGGCGCTGCGCATCGGTGCGCCGGGCTTCTTCATCCCCTTCGCGTTCATCTCCAATCGGAGTCTCATCTTCTGGTCGTTCCCGGCGACGCTGCTCCACGCGGGTATCGTCTTCGTGGGGGTCGTCGCACTGGTGGCGGCGACCACCGGCTTCGACGGGAAACACCACCTCGGCCTGCCCCACCGGGCGGCGTACATCGCGCTCTCGTTCGTCGCGCTCTACGCCCCGATGACCGGTGTACAGGTCGTCGCGGCGACGCTCGCACTCGCCGGGCTGGGACTGAGCCAGCTCGACCGCCTGCCAGCCGCCGTGTCACCGTCGAAGTAGGTGTCTCGCGTCCCCCGTCGCCCCTCTGTATCACGAGACGGCGTACCTCGCTCGACCCGCGGCGAGGTGTCGTGCAGGGTGTGTCGTAATGGTGATCTGTGAGTACGAGACCCTCGTTACAGGGTCGACTCCCTGAGCGTCGAGCCGACCCCTCGCACCGATGGCGAGCGCTTCGACGCGACGGACTCGCTAGCGATGGGAGGCAGGGCGCAATCGAGCAGGGCCGGCTGGATTCCGTAGCTCGACGTTCTGGGAGTGGTCTGCACTCTCACCGGCGCGGTCGAGACCGACCGTCGTCTGCGCTTCGCGGACGTCTGTCGGGAGGCTATCGTCGGCCACACGGGGGGTGTGTTGGTGGTTTCTAACCGGGTTGTATTGTCCAGAATGGCAATACTGGACTATCATATATGGGCGAGTGTGTTTTCGATGAGTGAATAGTGTTGGGAATAAGCTATCGCTGAAGGATACAGTGGAAATATACACTGAACCTTCCTCGGCTAAGTACTGGACACGATATTCTCTAACCGGACTTCGGTTGTGCGACAGGTTGTGTATTGCACTAGAACTGGTATTCTCTTCGGCGCGAAAGCACGTACCAGACGACTGGCCTCCCTGGAGCAGTCGAGACTCCGTCGACCGACCACCGGTCAGACCCGTCCATCGCGACGTGAGAGTGCGGATGCAATCGTAACCGAAGGGAGTACCCTCGCGGGG contains:
- a CDS encoding acyl-CoA dehydrogenase family protein, with translation MAFSLSDEHRAIRQAVREFADEEIVPVAQEHDEQGTYPEEIRRTAAEYDFVAPNIPIDYGGAGMDKLSTVLVTEELWRADPGIGSAVGSAGFGTDMIIEFGDEWMKEEWLPRIADGETASASAISEPAHGSNVAGIETRAEKDGDEWVLDGNKMWITNGTVADVAVVMAKTSPDEGHRGITAFLVPTEVEGWKPTKIDNKLGIRASDLAEIVLDDARIPEENVIGEVDQGFYQLMEFFASGRTNVAAQAVGAAQGAFDAALDYAGEREQFDQKIGEFQAIRHKLAEMATNVEAARALTYRAASAVEEGDQSMAAQFSSMAKLFASERSVEVADESIQVHGGAGYVSDHPAERYYRDARITKIYEGTSEIQKNIIADRLL
- a CDS encoding TRAP transporter permease gives rise to the protein MNDSTVTRERALSGLIYVIGVALTAYMLYYAYERPFVRVRHSNLFLGVGVALFYLYETKKHVFGTEDVEAYRDRDLDHDGSLGSRLRSLLGPYDGIFTLLGAVVAVAVAAYIELNFQRLQFDAPILGYTEMDFVVGALIVLLVADATRRAYGLAITSVVVVAVAYAMAGPWLPGFLGHTGMSWQDVARFGAVGLTGTYGFILGVGTTWVAIFIMFAGMAKTYGALDYILDVGTELGNKLRSGVVQVSVVSSMAMGSITGSAAANTATTGSFTIPMMQRQGVRDDFAAAIESVASSGGQMMPPVMGVAAFIMADILQVPYVRIIQASLIPALLFYFSVGIAVQFVVLRFGWTTERTGEFDRSVLRGGAHFAVPLAVLVYTLVVLRLTPLSAGLYTTVTMVVTMYVRNLVVDGPSVGTLVGTTRETLRGFRDGAVEMAPLVGVLAAMGIIISMLTQTGLAQKISIRMVGLAGGVLVAVLLMAMVLSILFGLGMPTPAAYILVVILVAPGIIEVGVPQITAHLFVFYFAMLSAITPPVAVAVAVGARIADADFLQTGKQALRIGAPGFFIPFAFISNRSLIFWSFPATLLHAGIVFVGVVALVAATTGFDGKHHLGLPHRAAYIALSFVALYAPMTGVQVVAATLALAGLGLSQLDRLPAAVSPSK
- a CDS encoding TAXI family TRAP transporter solute-binding subunit, translating into MGSDSTAESIKRRAFLKGTVATAGVAGVAGCSSQGGNGSGGDGNGSNGNGSGGGSGRTDMVMTTSTETTAAYAMSQGISAVVNENSDAVRVDARPSEGTNANIGRLDREEVQIAYIQNWAAAKINAGEKPFDQLTFTPNQVFHLYDLGWFLATPNGGWETASDIESGSRVSPTPRGSGTAEMLETALSYATEDYERVSIDYGGQGSAMSEGRLDVGAATLVNFSVEPGWLQEMKGTVDLRMLGWSDDVVSKMQEEPGLLLTEVETGDLENYAYTPEPAMMPSLAYNFIVRNDFSYDAVYDLLATMYENREGLSEYHGLLGNLADGEFWLKNAYDDIPFHPAAADFYEEQGLWSDEFTRGEE